Proteins encoded in a region of the Triticum dicoccoides isolate Atlit2015 ecotype Zavitan chromosome 3A, WEW_v2.0, whole genome shotgun sequence genome:
- the LOC119268241 gene encoding NDR1/HIN1-like protein 6 produces MGDRAYGPSSKPVPVAAPRSANGTANGGGVGTPRPPSMVPGRVPPPPMYRPKPMQPPPGRRRSGRGWCCACCLWLTLVLVGLVFLGAIALGVFYVIYHPELPTFAVTSLRLAALNVSDSDSVTSRIEFTVTARNPNEKIAFVYGDIGAAFAADGTDIGDGTVPGFLHPSRNTTVIKGSASAAAATVDPVQAASLRSKKSHAMSVEMDSKVGFQIGQFKSKRISVRVLCGGFSAGLAKPAPSPAPIIVAAAPAPTRSKIRLSSSSTGGGGSATTDAKCKLRVKIWIWTF; encoded by the coding sequence ATGGGCGACCGGGCGTACGGGCCGTCCTCCAAGCCGGTCCCTGTGGCGGCACCGCGGTCCGCCAACggcacggcgaacggcggcggtgtAGGGACACCTCGGCCTCCGTCCATGGTGCCCGGTCGCGTCCCGCCGCCGCCGATGTACCGACCAAAGCCGATGCAACCGCCACCGGGCCGTCGGCGGAGCGGGCGCGGGTGGTGCTGCGCGTGTTGCCTGTGGCTGACGCTGGTGTTGGTGGGGCTGGTGTTCCTTGGAGCAATAGCGTTGGGGGTGTTCTACGTGATTTACCACCCGGAGCTTCCGACCTTCGCCGTGACGTCGCTCCGTCTGGCGGCGCTGAACGTCTCCGACTCCGACTCCGTCACCTCCCGCATCGAGTTCACGGTGACCGCGCGCAACCCCAACGAGAAGATCGCGTTCGTGTACGGCGACATCGGGGCTGCCTTCGCGGCCGACGGCACGGACATCGGGGACGGCACCGTGCCGGGCTTCCTCCACCCCAGCCGCAACACGACGGTCATCAAGGGGTCGGCTTCGGCGGCCGCCGCGACGGTGGACCCGGTGCAGGCGGCCAGTCTCAGATCCAAGAAGTCCCATGCGATGTCAGTGGAGATGGACTCCAAGGTGGGTTTCCAGATCGGGCAGTTCAAGTCGAAGCGCATCAGCGTCCGTGTGCTGTGCGGTGGCTTCAGCGCGGGGCTGGCCAAGCCGGCGCCCTCCCCGGCGCCGATCATCGTGGCCGCGGCGCCTGCGCCGACCCGGTCAAAAATCAGGCTGTCGTCGTCTTCCACCGGAGGCGGCGGGTCGGCGACGACGGACGCAAAGTGTAAGCTCCGCGTCAAGATCTGGATTTGGACGTTTTGA